From the Phycisphaerae bacterium genome, one window contains:
- a CDS encoding GDP-mannose dehydrogenase, whose translation MAQESVSPSGQGYVVPQQGEYAAEFERLKKLADQARADGQEVVVVMGLGFVGAVMAAIVADTVDKKTGKPSKFVIGCQRPSVRSYWKIPLLNQGESPVKAEDPEVDPMIARCVREKKTLVATYNSDCLKLADCVVVDVQCDYSKRDLGNLRTGEAEIAALEATMRTIGRKVPAGCLVLIETTVPPGTTEFIAFPIMKKAFTARGIKTDPLLSHSFERVMPGREYVSSIRDFWRVCSGVNPEARGRVVKFLTEVLNTEKFPLTVMDRPIESETTKIVENSYRATILAFLNEWSLFAERNGVDLIKVIDAIRMRPTHSNMIFPGPGIGGYCLPKDGGLGQWAYKHILGFEDDIFKITPMAIDINDTRGLHAAELTRDALRNMGKYIAGASVLLCGASYRQDVGDTRYSGSELVVRKLTEMGADMRVHDPYVDHWYELESQDTYPAPGHSWKRFFRNQEELVNLRVQKDVSAALKGAEALILAVRHSPYLELSPDDVVKWAGAPLAVIDCFGVLTDQKIRRYFELGCEVKALGRGHIQRIKEEVRAKK comes from the coding sequence ATGGCGCAGGAATCTGTCAGTCCTTCGGGTCAGGGGTATGTCGTTCCGCAGCAGGGGGAGTACGCGGCGGAGTTCGAGCGGCTCAAGAAGCTGGCGGATCAGGCGCGGGCGGACGGTCAGGAAGTGGTGGTGGTGATGGGGTTGGGGTTCGTGGGGGCGGTGATGGCGGCGATCGTGGCGGACACGGTGGACAAGAAGACGGGCAAGCCGAGCAAGTTCGTGATCGGCTGTCAGCGGCCGAGCGTGCGGAGCTACTGGAAGATTCCGCTGCTGAATCAGGGGGAGTCGCCGGTGAAGGCGGAGGACCCGGAGGTGGATCCGATGATCGCGCGGTGCGTGCGGGAGAAGAAGACGCTGGTGGCGACGTACAACAGCGACTGCCTGAAGCTGGCGGACTGCGTGGTGGTGGACGTGCAGTGCGATTATTCGAAGCGGGATCTGGGGAATCTGCGGACGGGGGAGGCGGAGATCGCGGCGTTGGAGGCGACGATGCGGACGATCGGGCGGAAGGTGCCGGCGGGGTGCCTGGTGCTGATCGAGACGACGGTGCCGCCGGGGACGACGGAGTTCATCGCGTTTCCGATCATGAAGAAGGCGTTCACGGCGCGAGGGATCAAGACGGACCCGCTGCTGTCGCACAGTTTTGAGCGGGTGATGCCGGGCCGGGAGTACGTGAGTTCGATTCGGGATTTCTGGCGGGTGTGTTCGGGAGTCAATCCGGAGGCGCGTGGCCGGGTGGTCAAGTTTTTGACCGAGGTGCTGAACACGGAGAAGTTCCCGCTGACGGTGATGGACCGTCCGATCGAGTCGGAGACGACGAAGATCGTGGAGAATTCGTATCGGGCGACGATTCTGGCGTTTTTGAACGAGTGGAGCCTGTTCGCGGAGCGGAACGGGGTGGACCTGATCAAGGTGATCGACGCGATTCGGATGCGGCCGACGCATTCGAACATGATTTTTCCTGGACCGGGGATCGGCGGGTACTGCCTGCCGAAGGACGGCGGTCTGGGTCAGTGGGCGTACAAGCATATTCTGGGGTTCGAGGACGATATCTTCAAGATCACGCCGATGGCGATCGACATCAACGACACGCGCGGGCTGCACGCGGCGGAGTTGACGCGTGACGCGCTGCGGAACATGGGCAAGTACATCGCGGGGGCGTCGGTGCTGCTGTGCGGGGCGAGCTACCGTCAGGACGTAGGCGACACGCGGTACAGCGGATCGGAGCTGGTGGTGCGGAAGCTGACGGAGATGGGCGCGGACATGCGGGTGCACGATCCGTACGTGGACCACTGGTACGAGCTGGAGAGTCAGGATACGTATCCGGCGCCGGGCCATTCGTGGAAGCGGTTTTTCCGGAACCAGGAGGAGTTGGTCAACCTGCGGGTGCAGAAGGACGTGTCGGCGGCATTGAAGGGGGCGGAGGCGTTGATCCTGGCAGTTCGGCACAGTCCGTATCTGGAGTTGAGTCCGGACGACGTGGTCAAGTGGGCGGGGGCGCCGCTGGCGGTGATCGATTGTTTCGGGGTTTTAACGGACCAGAAGATTCGGCGATATTTCGAGCTCGGCTGCGAAGTCAAGGCGCTTGGCCGCGGGCATATTCAGCGGATCAAGGAAGAGGTTCGGGCGAAGAAGTAG
- a CDS encoding family 78 glycoside hydrolase catalytic domain has translation MNEHSSKPLASHLRTEYLENPLGIDEPTPRFSYLLDHCTLQAERCIEVRNDSGATVWNSGWVSDEASIQIPYQGQPLRSFTRYLWRVKVRDTNGCEGDWNSEEASFETGFMDRPWTGKWIGWRTGVGFRMPVQRILRDFSLRSPVARARLYVTALGLYEAYLNGKPVSHDCFTPGWTDYFKRVQYQAYDVTERLQRGDNTLALHLGEGWYNGRIARHWRNNNPTYGDTNMLRCELHLTLADGSTQTIVSDRRFQYINRDGAIRASDIYDGEIYEAWRDTSWMLPNGCRDSAVPCKEFSNSTPIVWHSGARVRRIMELKPVTIAKQASGAYLVDFGQNLTGREKIRLTDARQGATIVIKHGEMLNPDGALYLENLRTALATTVYSCGTRNEEIYEPHFTFFGFRYLEINGWPGALRKSHISAVVLSSDLERTGEFSSSHPLLNQLYSNVIWGQRGNFLDVPTDCPQRDERFGWTGDAQVFMDTATYNFDGSAFYTKWIADLNSCQQPDGAYPYIAPSPFDGYKSCTGWSDAALICPWIMFWKYADLRLMSTYFDQMKKYLDSQITDDRLITGNAIHGDWLNLDDPTGNEFISTAYLCGMAKLLSRIAAILNRHNESRTLDALAARIQNAFQTEFLDARGMPKERSQTALLLSLHFDLLPEPSTARVVKALVAGIRKHDTHLTTGFLGTPLLLPVLSRYGQTDLAYDLLLQTTYPGWLYPITQGATTMWERWNSYTHKDGFGDVSMNSFNHYAYGAVAEWFYQTIGGIRPDYSSFANAGFKRFILAPQPGHRLTHASVSYRSAHGTIASAWKKRGNRLTWNFSVPCNTAATVVPPYRTVVKHSANLPDRLPDQFEVPAGDYELQMQTADPDR, from the coding sequence ATGAACGAGCATTCCTCTAAACCCCTCGCCTCCCACCTGCGGACCGAATACCTCGAAAACCCCCTTGGCATCGACGAACCCACCCCTCGTTTCTCATACCTGCTCGACCACTGCACCCTCCAAGCCGAAAGATGCATTGAAGTCCGAAACGACTCCGGCGCAACCGTCTGGAACTCCGGCTGGGTGTCCGACGAGGCCTCAATCCAAATCCCCTACCAGGGACAGCCGCTGCGATCATTCACCCGCTACCTCTGGCGCGTCAAAGTCCGCGACACCAACGGCTGCGAAGGCGACTGGAACTCGGAAGAAGCCTCCTTCGAAACCGGCTTCATGGATCGGCCCTGGACCGGCAAGTGGATCGGCTGGCGAACCGGCGTAGGATTCAGAATGCCCGTCCAACGCATCCTCCGCGACTTCTCCCTCCGCTCGCCGGTGGCCAGGGCACGCCTCTACGTCACCGCCCTGGGCCTCTACGAAGCGTACCTCAACGGCAAGCCGGTCTCCCACGACTGCTTCACTCCCGGCTGGACCGACTATTTCAAAAGGGTGCAGTACCAGGCCTACGACGTGACCGAACGGCTGCAACGCGGAGACAACACCCTCGCCCTCCACCTGGGCGAAGGCTGGTACAACGGACGAATCGCCCGGCACTGGCGGAACAACAACCCCACCTACGGCGATACCAACATGCTCAGGTGCGAACTGCACCTGACCCTCGCCGATGGATCGACTCAAACCATCGTCTCCGACCGGCGGTTCCAATACATCAACCGGGACGGCGCCATTCGGGCCAGCGACATCTACGACGGCGAAATCTACGAAGCCTGGCGCGACACGTCCTGGATGCTGCCGAACGGCTGCCGCGACTCCGCCGTGCCCTGCAAGGAATTCTCCAATTCCACCCCGATCGTCTGGCACAGCGGAGCCAGAGTGCGACGGATAATGGAACTCAAACCCGTCACAATTGCCAAACAGGCCTCCGGAGCCTATCTCGTGGACTTCGGACAAAATCTCACCGGCCGCGAAAAAATCCGCCTCACCGACGCCAGACAAGGCGCCACCATCGTCATCAAGCACGGCGAAATGCTCAATCCCGACGGCGCCCTCTATCTCGAAAACCTCCGCACAGCCCTCGCCACCACGGTCTATAGCTGCGGAACCCGCAACGAGGAAATCTACGAACCCCATTTCACCTTCTTCGGCTTCCGCTACCTCGAAATCAATGGCTGGCCCGGAGCCTTGCGCAAATCCCACATCTCAGCCGTCGTCCTCTCCTCCGATCTGGAACGCACCGGAGAATTCTCCTCCTCCCACCCCCTGCTCAACCAGCTCTACTCCAACGTCATCTGGGGCCAGCGAGGCAACTTCCTCGACGTGCCGACCGACTGCCCCCAGCGGGACGAACGCTTCGGCTGGACGGGTGACGCCCAGGTCTTCATGGACACCGCCACCTACAACTTCGACGGTTCCGCGTTCTATACCAAGTGGATCGCCGACCTGAATTCCTGCCAGCAACCCGACGGCGCCTATCCTTACATCGCTCCATCGCCCTTCGACGGCTACAAATCGTGTACCGGCTGGAGCGACGCCGCCCTCATCTGCCCGTGGATCATGTTCTGGAAGTACGCCGACCTCCGCCTGATGTCCACGTACTTCGACCAGATGAAAAAGTACCTCGACAGCCAGATAACCGATGACCGGCTCATCACCGGCAATGCCATCCATGGCGACTGGCTGAACCTCGACGATCCCACCGGAAACGAGTTCATCTCGACGGCCTATCTCTGCGGCATGGCTAAACTACTCTCCCGAATCGCCGCCATCCTCAACAGGCACAACGAGTCGCGAACGCTCGACGCCCTGGCCGCTCGAATACAAAACGCCTTCCAAACCGAATTCCTCGACGCCCGCGGAATGCCCAAAGAACGCAGCCAGACCGCCCTGCTCCTGTCGCTCCACTTCGACCTCCTGCCCGAACCGTCAACCGCCCGCGTCGTCAAAGCTCTCGTCGCCGGCATCAGAAAGCACGATACGCACCTGACCACCGGATTTCTCGGAACGCCGCTGCTCCTGCCCGTCCTGAGCCGTTACGGCCAGACCGATCTGGCCTACGATCTGCTGCTGCAAACTACCTATCCCGGCTGGCTCTACCCCATCACCCAGGGCGCCACCACCATGTGGGAGCGTTGGAACAGCTACACGCACAAGGACGGCTTCGGCGACGTCAGTATGAACTCCTTCAACCACTACGCCTACGGCGCCGTCGCCGAGTGGTTCTATCAGACCATCGGCGGTATCCGCCCGGACTACTCGTCCTTCGCCAACGCCGGCTTCAAACGCTTCATCCTGGCCCCTCAGCCCGGACACCGATTGACCCACGCGAGCGTAAGCTACCGCTCAGCTCACGGCACGATCGCCTCGGCATGGAAAAAACGAGGAAACCGCCTGACGTGGAACTTCTCCGTGCCCTGCAATACCGCCGCCACAGTCGTTCCGCCCTACCGCACCGTCGTGAAGCACTCAGCCAACCTGCCCGATCGGCTCCCGGACCAATTCGAAGTGCCCGCGGGTGACTACGAACTCCAAATGCAGACCGCCGACCCTGACCGATAG